A genome region from Arachis duranensis cultivar V14167 chromosome 8, aradu.V14167.gnm2.J7QH, whole genome shotgun sequence includes the following:
- the LOC107462790 gene encoding uncharacterized protein LOC107462790 isoform X1 has protein sequence MFTQDRREHLLLLHRGAIHGAATESDLLVLHPRSRPLYSALKRRRQRPRPPHSSSDAVVSVAVAAPSPLSVLDPRTSLLHRDDAASGPITIAQSSAIHCWYNSLDTDNRNHARSVELSASGFVEFAASGWFVLNLEYWMLLLLDFG, from the exons ATGTTCACACAAGACCGCCGCGAGCATCTGCTCCTCCTTCACAGAGGCGCCATCCACGGCGCCGCTACCGAGTCAGATCTGCTGGTGCTTCATCCTCGAAGCCGCCCCCTCTATTCAGCACTGAAGCGTCGTCGGCAACGACCAAGACCACCGCATTCGAGTTCAGATGCGGTGGTTTCGGTGGCGGTCGCGGCACCCTCACCTTTGTCGGTTCTGGATCCGCGAACTTCCCTGCTCCATCGCGACGACGCCGCTTCTGGTCCCATCACCATTGCCCAGAGTAGTGCCATCCACTGCTGGTACAACAGCCTTGACACCGACAATCGCAATCACGCTAG ATCTGTGGAATTATCGGCTTCAGgatttgttgaatttgctgcTTCTGGTTGGTTTGTC
- the LOC107462790 gene encoding uncharacterized protein LOC107462790 isoform X2, whose translation MFTQDRREHLLLLHRGAIHGAATESDLLVLHPRSRPLYSALKRRRQRPRPPHSSSDAVVSVAVAAPSPLSVLDPRTSLLHRDDAASGPITIAQSSAIHCWYNSLDTDNRNHARFCILII comes from the exons ATGTTCACACAAGACCGCCGCGAGCATCTGCTCCTCCTTCACAGAGGCGCCATCCACGGCGCCGCTACCGAGTCAGATCTGCTGGTGCTTCATCCTCGAAGCCGCCCCCTCTATTCAGCACTGAAGCGTCGTCGGCAACGACCAAGACCACCGCATTCGAGTTCAGATGCGGTGGTTTCGGTGGCGGTCGCGGCACCCTCACCTTTGTCGGTTCTGGATCCGCGAACTTCCCTGCTCCATCGCGACGACGCCGCTTCTGGTCCCATCACCATTGCCCAGAGTAGTGCCATCCACTGCTGGTACAACAGCCTTGACACCGACAATCGCAATCACGCTAG ATTCTGCATCCTCATAATCTGA